The sequence GTCAAATAACCTGTGATGGATGGAGGTTCTCTATGTATCTGCCTTATAGATAGTTAAGTTGGGCTTCATTCAGCTCTAAAGCTAGACCCTTTTCCCTTGGCTTCATAGGTCAAATGGATTAGCACTTCTACAACTTATTTCTGTCAGTTCTTACTACTAACTCTTATCCGGTAAATGAGCGTAGAAGGTTGACATAAACATTAGTGTCATTGCTCATTAATTCTGTTTAGTAGTGGCTTTGATTGAATAGCTTGTATTTTACATTGAGTAGGGGATTGTCTTAGCAAAGTTGTAAATTAATTGGAGAAACAGTTGAAAGagcaataaattaatgatatttgCCTGGTTTTCCAGCTCTGTAATTATCAGGCCCTAGATAACAACCATTGGGTCACATTAGAATATATAGGATGAACAAGAATTATAAAGACTTAAGATAACCCAAAGGTGTGGCCTAATCGGTTCAGAACATTCCAGAATTTTTCAGTATTGCTGTAACACTTTGCAACTTGGAACAATTGAAGTGTCACTGAATGTAAGCATGGCTAAAGTGGGCTTTGTGCTTCAAGCTTAAAAGGACTGGACAACAGTGAAAAACAACGTTTATATTCATCTATTCTAACAAACTTAGTTCGTGctttctttttcagattgtAATCCAGAAAGTAAAGAAAAAGGCATTTTTTTTGGAGCTAATGGGTCTCACAATCCAAGATCCTAAGTTCCATGTTTAACAGATTCAGCTTCCCGTGCATCTGCCGATAACACTCCAAACTTCGATGTAGATCATAGTTTCAGCTTCTTTTTCGGTCTTTTTGATGTATTGGCAATGGAATCCTCAAGTTTCTGCAGAAGCATGGAGGACCTCACCATTTTGATACTAAGATTAATATCAACTAACAAATGGAAGCGAACATACAACATaccttttgtttattttttttattcttctccttcttttccttctttttctgtttcttcttctgcttATGCTTCTTCATCACAGAGGTCTCTGTTTTCTCTTCTCCATCAGAGTCCTATCAATTTCACGAAAGGGATTCAACAACAAtatgataagaaaaaagaaacagtaACAGAACTCTGCAGATTTAAGTTATCATATCATGGGGACTCCGAAAAGCTCCCCCCACCTCTGGGtggtttaatttaaaaaaaaaagttatcatATCATGAAAAAGGCACCTCAGAGTCCCCAAAAGTATTGACATGCTGAATCATTCTTCCTGATGTTGAAGTTCCACCTGAATAATACATAAGGAGATTTAGCATGATATCTTTAATAAGCAAAGTGGAGACACGAGTATACAATGAGATTGTATGGGCATGAGTTTGCTACAATGTTTATTTACTCCAATTATGACCACAAGAAAGAAGacacaataatatttttttccaaagaGAATTTTAAGGACAAAAGAAACCAATATGGAATTGGTGGCTTTCTACATCACAtctggattaaatatatgttgaaGTTTTGGCAGGCTGAGTTGCAGAAAGACAATTCACATTTGTTATGGAACTGCCTGCGTACTTAAGAAAAGAGAAGGCCGAACATGTGCTTGCTCGTTAATCAATCCAACTCTAAAACACCCCACCCCCCCAACCACCACACATTCTTCCACACAGACACAGGGGATCACAAGCCTTTTTCTGACATAACTAAACAGACCTTTCTTTGGGTTTCTGGCAATCCTTTCAAGTTTCAAGAAACCAAGTATATCCTCTATGCCAAACTACTTGATTCTTCAgttaaagaaaagagaaatttcTGAATCAGATACAAGGAAAAGTAAGAATCCAGTGGAATTCAATTTGCTAGCAAAATTGTAACACATACATCACAACctaaaaagagagagagcagGACCAGACATGAAATCCAGGAAGTTGACACTAATGCTGCATTCAACACCGTTCTAAAACTTTTTTGAGCATTTTCCCATTCCAACTTTTAGCTTCCCAATAAAACACAACATACATCAACAAAGTCCTCAAAACTCAAAAAGTTTGAACGCATCAGCAATTCCATCACAAAAAGCAAACTTGTAGCTAAGTAATGATAGAACTACGCCTGACGAAAGAGAAAATTCAACCAAACATTTCAGCTTTGATGTAActgaataaaatgagaaatccATACTGCATTGAACAGTTTCTTTGGCATTCTTCACAGCTAATTCAACAAGCTTTGGATCCACAGAAGCCAACCCATTTGGCTCCTGAAGCTTTCTTTCAAGGAATTTAGCAAGAGCAGCTGCCTTGTTTGTCTTCAATGGCCCCCCAGGATGAGCCTGCCTTCACATAACAAAACCCTGAATATCAACACTTTCATAAACAACCACGCCACATAATAAAGGCAGCAACTAATATAAGTTCATATATGcaatttatatgcatatatttgcACCTGCACATACTTATAGCAGTGCATCTGGTAGAACATACCCTAATTGCCTATATCTTAGTCAACCACAAAAACATAATTCTCACTACGGattttacaaaatcaaatcGACTTGTGTAGGGTAATAATGAAGTATAATAATCAAACATGCGAAGCAAACTCAAAACCTAGAAAACATCTATCCCATTAATGAAGTTCGCGAGAAGAAACTAAATTAGTGAGAATAGCAAATTGATTAGGCTTATACACGCAACCTATTAACATTCATACGCAAGTAATGTATGTATGTAAAGGTTTAGGAACCTGGGTTGGGATCGGGTCTGAGTTGGCGCAGATGGAAGAGGAGCGAATTTGCTTCCTCTCAGAGCCCTTTTCTCCTCTTCCGTCAGACTTtccatctctctctccccaCCTTCTCTCTcaatgtgtatgtatatgtataatgtATGTCCATTGTGTGTATAGAGAAGAGGATTTGAAGCCACGGAACCATTGAAACATATATGGATAAATTATGTTTTGGCCCCTTTACTTATTTTGACTTTCATGCTGGCCCCTTtacttattttccttttttaataaaaaagtaaattatctataatttaacttaattacaattaccatctaattattcaaaaattattgatgttcagtataattatgtaaatcaaattgaaaattttaatattatcctTACATCGTTAATCCTACAATGTATTATGCATTtacatgtaataatataatataatatacataaaatatgtttttttttcttttggaaaaatagtatttatataCTCACAAGTCACAagttatgtataattaatttcagtaagaaaaatcatatagacaatatttatttaagtaacCTTTACTAGTTTCCTATTTCATTACTTTGATGGGTTAATGAAACAACAATTTAGCTAAAGAAATCCTTCATAAGTTGCTATTATTAAAAGGGGGTTTTAGTTAAATCCAAAAGCAAATTTTCATCCATAcacatgaaaattcatatttgttgGATGAAACCCTATGGAAGGGGAGGGGGTTCTACTTTactattattgttattaataattttttaaataataaaattatatttgtaattaaattcatttcctACCAAAAGGAGGTCTCAaatcatattaataatttcaagaaacaagaTTGTGATTAAATCAAAGTATAGGCTGCTAATACTAATTCACACGGGCACAATATTTGCCATCCTTACCACAAAACATACAACTGAAATGTGAAAGGTGAAGATATATCTTTGAACAAGTGCAGCATTTCtgttatttcttcttttcaacAATGGCATAACACAGCAGGAGTAGACGAGTAATGTTAAAACTCTTGATCAACTGTTCTATGATCTTTGGTACTAACCGAAAAGCATCGCCACATGAAGAGTGAGGGTGATCCACACAACCACTCATTAGACAACCAAAGAAATGTCTCTGAATTAATAAAGATTACAATCATTCATCCACCCAACCATCTCTCCCTTATTGGTTCCCAAACTTCTACAGCGGTGCCGGCAACAACTAGCCGCTCCTGTATTTTCCTCCACAAAAAATCAGCTCAAATTTGGCAATCACTACTTAAGGGAGACCAGCGGTTTCTGGCAAACCCCAATATCGACCTAAATTCCTCGTTTTTTTGCCTATTAACTTGAACCAGGCCATGCGAGAGAGGGCAATCCAATCTTATATATGAAAGATATTGTTGGACCATTTGATGTTGCCATTGTTTTAACTGCCCAAGAGAAACCGGAAAATATCACTCAGCGTAATGATACCTTCCACGCGCTTGCTCCCAGCTTCAATAATAACGAGCCGTCTGACCCCTGCAAATAGCCGCGTGAAAAGTAATATACATAGGGACTTCGGGGAACAACATTTGCAATTAATAAACATCAGTCCAATTGTATGTGTGTACTACTGAAGGACCACCAAACAAATGACTGGTAAGTATGTGGAATGTCTTAAAAAAACAAGGGAAGACAAGAGAAGCGAATAAAAAAGGGAAGGAGAGGGGAAGGAACCTGGCTGGGATAATCTCTCCAAGACCTTGTGGAGTGGATCAGACCGCAAGCACATATGACATCTTTGATTGGTGTAGCCATATGTTGAAAAGGGGTCATCTCTGTACTGCAATGCCTATATATAAGAATTGGACAATATATGTAAGAAACAGAAGTATGTTGAAATAGGGCCAGCACATCTCTGTACTCATGCAAGGATAGATATAATTCAGGATAGATATAATTCAAGTCccctaaaaatacaattagcACGAACCTGATGAATAGTTGTTTCTTCAAGATTAATGTGTGTATAAATTTTGTCCTTTGCCAAAGTAGTTATGTCGCTGCAACAAACTATAACACATAAATACCAATTCCAAGTGGCAAGTGCTGAAAATATAACTCATATACCACAAGCATGGTATAACAGTACACAATACTAACCTCCGAGAATACACGTCCAATAAGGAGTCATTATCATCAACAATTGGGATCGAACTAACTTGTGCTGAGAGAAAACCATCCAGTTAATCACACAgagaaaaagtattaaatgGTTAAGGGAAGGAGTAAGTTAATTTCTTCAGAAATAAGTC comes from Sesamum indicum cultivar Zhongzhi No. 13 linkage group LG10, S_indicum_v1.0, whole genome shotgun sequence and encodes:
- the LOC105171492 gene encoding uncharacterized protein LOC105171492; protein product: MESLTEEEKRALRGSKFAPLPSAPTQTRSQPRQAHPGGPLKTNKAAALAKFLERKLQEPNGLASVDPKLVELAVKNAKETVQCSGTSTSGRMIQHVNTFGDSEDSDGEEKTETSVMKKHKQKKKQKKKEKKEKNKKNKQKKLEDSIANTSKRPKKKLKL